The following coding sequences are from one Fibrobacter sp. window:
- the pflA gene encoding pyruvate formate-lyase-activating protein — MALGKINKLETFGSVDGPGIRFVVFTQGCPMRCKFCHNPETWDFAVEGGARLPAEAPFEISAGDLLKKALRYKSYWGTEGGITVSGGEPLAQMDFMIEFFEAAKAAGVNTCIDTSGVNFVRNEPYFGKFKRLMAATDLLLVDIKHIDPTEHKALTGHDNANILDMFRYLDEIHKPIWIRHVLVPGISDNDDYLAQTRDFIRTLGNVKRIDVLPYHALALAKYQQLGIDYPLKDVKSPSPERVANAKKILETALDKA, encoded by the coding sequence ATGGCACTCGGCAAAATCAACAAGCTGGAAACCTTCGGGTCGGTCGACGGCCCGGGAATCCGCTTCGTCGTCTTTACGCAGGGCTGCCCCATGCGCTGCAAATTCTGCCACAATCCCGAAACGTGGGATTTTGCGGTGGAGGGCGGCGCACGCCTGCCCGCGGAAGCACCCTTCGAGATTTCCGCAGGCGACCTCCTGAAAAAAGCGCTCCGTTACAAGAGCTACTGGGGAACCGAAGGCGGCATCACCGTGAGCGGCGGCGAACCACTCGCGCAAATGGATTTCATGATTGAATTCTTCGAAGCGGCGAAGGCGGCAGGCGTAAACACCTGCATCGACACCTCGGGCGTAAACTTCGTCCGCAACGAGCCGTACTTCGGCAAGTTCAAACGCCTCATGGCGGCAACGGACCTGCTGCTCGTGGATATCAAGCACATCGACCCGACCGAGCACAAAGCGCTCACCGGGCACGACAATGCGAACATCCTCGACATGTTCCGCTACCTCGACGAAATCCACAAGCCCATCTGGATTAGGCACGTGCTCGTTCCCGGCATAAGCGACAACGACGATTACCTCGCACAGACGCGCGACTTCATCCGCACACTGGGCAACGTGAAGCGCATCGACGTATTGCCCTACCATGCGCTCGCGCTCGCCAAGTACCAGCAGCTCGGTATCGACTACCCGCTGAAAGACGTCAAGTCGCCCTCTCCCGAACGCGTCGCGAACGCGAAAAAAATCCTGGAAACGGCGCTCGACAAAGCCTAA